Within the Solibacillus silvestris genome, the region AAAATTACAGCAGCAACAGATGGTGGAAAAAATCCATGCTGAGCTAATGGCTAAAAATTACTTCGAGCAGTTTGATACAAGCTTCGTCTTAATGGATGCCGAAATTTTACCATGGAATTTAAAAGCACACCGCTTAATCGATCAGCAATATGAAACGGTCGCTGAAAATGCATTAATGGATCGCTATAAACTCATCGAAAAGTTGAAGGCTACAGAACATGTGGATGTTACAAGCTGGCTGGAGGAATACACAGATAAATATAAAAATGCAGCACGCTTTGATGCGGTATTCAAAAACTATTGCTGGCCAACAAATGAACTATCCGGTATACAAATCGCACCATTCCATATTCTTGCCCATAGTTCATCAACTAACTTCCATCAGCCTCATAGCTGGCATATGCAAATGAATGCACATTTGGCTGAAAATAGTTCGTTATTTATAGCGACAGAATATCGTGTAATCGAAAGCGAACAGGATAAACAGGAAGTTATAGATTGGTGGCAGGACATGACGGAAAATGGTCATGAAGGCATTGTTATTAAGCCATTCGATTTCCTCGCTTATCATAAAGGGAAATTACTGCAGCCGGCAATTAAAGTACGCGGCCGGGAATATTTACGCATCATATATGGCATGGACTATACAGATGAAGCAATTATGAAAAAGTTAAAACAGCGGAACCCTTCCCGAAAAATGAAGAACGCTTTATTGGAATTTAAGTTAGGCTTAGAAGGAATTTTACGTTTTGTAAGTTTGGAAAGCAGCAATCGTGTACATGAATGTGCACTTGCAACGCTTGCATTAGAAAGCGATACAACCGATCCGCGATTATAAATAATATTTACAAATTACCGCATACCTAAAAGAAACAACTCTATTTATGGTTTATGTTGACCCTTCTTCCTCTATAATAAATAAAATGAGAGAACCTCGTTTCAAGGAAGGGTTTGCATAGGTTTTATAGGCCATTTAAGCATCCGTAACAATCATATTTTCATTAAATAGTTTAGTTGCAAGCACGAAACACCATTTTAAAGAATTTCTGAAAGATTTATGGAACAGAATTAATTAATATGAAAGAGGTGAATTGTTTGTATTTAAGTTATCGAGAGTATGGGGATAAGAACGCTCCATTAATGGTGTTTTTACACGGTGGTGGAGTAAGTAGTTGGATGTGGGATAAACAAATTCAATACTTCAGTAATTATCATTGCATTACAATAGATTTGCCAGAACAAGGGGCAAGTAGAAATACCGAAAATTTTTCAATTCAATTAAGTGCAGAAAAAGTAAATAGGTTAATAGAAAAGATAGCTGACGGTAAAAAAATTATTGTTATTGGCTTCTCATTAGGGGCACAGGTAACTATTCAAATGTTAAGTAATAATTCAAATTTAATTAATTTTGCAATCGTAAACAGCGCATTAGTAAGGCCTAATTCATTTATTAGAAAAATGATAAAACCATCTATAAAGCTATTTTTTCCATTAGTTAAAAATAAAACTTTTTCAAAACTTCAAGCCAAAACACTTTATATTGATGAAGAATTCCTTGAAACATATTACGATGAAAGTTCTCAAATGAAATCTGCTACCCTTATAAGAATATTAGAAGAAAATATGTCATTTAAAATTCCTAATAGCTTTAATAATGCAGAAAGCAATATATTAGTTACTGTGGGTGAAAAAGAAAAAGCAATTATGAAAAAGTCTGCAAGAGATATAGTTGCAAGTAATTCAAATTGTACTGGGATAATTATACCTAATGTTGGTCACGGAATATCATTGAAGAATCCTAATTTCTTTAACCAAATGATTGAAAATTGGATACAGGACTTTTCTCTACCACAAGGCGTGGTAACAATAAAATAATAAATTGTTTAATCTACTAATTGGACTTAGTACATAAAGGAAACCTTATATAATAGGTTTCCTTTAATTTTTATGTAAATATTAACATTAATTATTCATACTATTATCTACATATTTAACCTTAAAAGGAACTTATTTCAAGTTCGTTCGTTAAGTAACTATATATTCGTGAAATAGTATGAAAGGGTGTAGAAAATTGAAAAAAGCTATAATTTCAGGGATTATATTTTGTTCAATCTTGTTAGGTGGTTGTAATAAAGTAGAGGTATTAGAAAGCGAGCATGAAGTAGCAGGTTCTCATAAAGCCTTATTTGCTGAATTACAAACAGAAATAATAGGATCGATTACAAAATTAACAGAACTTGAAAGTGATGCAATCGCAATAATGTTAGATGGTGGAGCTGGCGAATCAACCGTTGCAGTAGGTTTTCCAAAGAAATCAAATATTGAAGCTACGTTGATTCAACAAATAGTTGAAGATTCGATTAAGAATATTTCTGAATCAGAAACCGAAACAACAAGTGAAGAATTAAAAATAACTATTAAAATCGAGAAATACTAGCAGATCCCCTAATGGACGCAAAAAAAAATAGTAAGAGGAGAGTGGAGATGTTTAAGTATGTAATGCAATTTATTGTTGGGATATTAACTTTCATAATATCAACTTTTATTGCATGGTATGAAGGAAGCGCAATTATAGAAAAACCATTCGAATGGAAGCACACAACGCCATTTACCAATTTGTTTAATACAGAGATTACAAATGGGCATGATATTAGCCCACTCGATTTTTTCGTTTATGCAGCTAAATTTCAACCCTTTTTCCCCACAATTATGATCGTAAGTGTCCTCTATATTCTAAGTGTAACTGGCTTTTTTCTAATCAAAAGAAAATCTAAATGGGGAATTGGTTACTGGGGAATAGTAGGTGTAATACTGTTAATATTTAGTAGCTCGATTTTTAATTCCTCGACTTTAGGAAGAAGTATTTTTTTCTCGTTTTCTTCAATTAGCGGATTTTTCTTTATAACAGTTGCAGTATTACTATATAAATTACATAGTACGCCAAAAGGTGAGTTAAATAGTTAAAGGAGGTTAAAAAAATGCCGGTAATTCTAATAAGTGTTTTTTCGGCTTTCATAATTTTTATGACAGTTTTTTCAATGATTAAAGTATTAAGTATAGCCTGTAAAAGAAAAGATATTTCGATTTTAAAATATAGAGTTTTAACAACTTCTTTTATTGTAGCAGGAATTTTAACTATTTCAATTTTACCTTTTGGTTATCAAAAAATATATGAAATCATCCTCTAACTGAATCGTACAATTAAATTTAATTCATGGCGAGAAAGAGTAATCCTATCTCGATATTCAATCAGGCGTGATTCTTTATTAAGGAATACGCATTCCTCAATTAATGGGCTTTGAATAAGTAAATAGATGACATGCTTTGAATTGTGGTTAGTATGTTATTTACATTAGTTGGTATAAAATAGAAAGGTGTGTTCTTATGATATCACTTAATCAAAGGGAATTTAAAAATTTAAAAAGAACATTGAACAAAAATAATATAACTTGTCCAACTTTCGTATATTCAATTTTAGATGGCTATATACAAGGAACAGTTTATGTTGACTCTAGTTCTCATAAGTCTGTTCTGATTGGGACTAAATCAGGTATTTATTTTGTGGGGGGAGAGGTAGATAACTTAGATTTCAATAATTTCCTCTTTGAGCTATATAGGTATAAGAAAAATAATAAGTCAAGATTCACTTTATTCTCTTCATCGAGTAAATGGAATTGTGCAATAATGAGTCAGTTAAAAGAGGAAATTAAACAAAGGAGCAGATTTTCTTTTAATTATAATTTTGATAAGGAAATAGACAAAACAATATTACAACCTAGTGAATATTCTATAAAAAAAATAAACGCAGAAATAATAAAGAATAGCTTGGAATTTAATGAGGCTTACTATAAAGAATATTGGGGTTCCACATCAAACTTTCTTAAAAATGGTTTTGGATTCAGCATACTACATAATGAAAGAATAATTAGTGAATGTTCTTCAATTTTTTCTTCACAAGAAATTGCAGAGATTGATATTTTTACTCACAAAGATTATAGAGGAAAAGGATTAGCAAATATAATCGCAACTTCATTTATAGAGTATTGTTTGAAAAATAGTATCGTGCCTAAATGGGATTGTGATGTGACAAATGAGTCTTCTATAAACTTAGCAGGGAAGCTAGGGTTTGTTGAACCTGTTGAATATTCAATTTTCGTTTAAAAAAATTAATTAGTCCAAACCTCAACAATCGGGCCATTTAATTGAATATTGTCCATAAACATAAATTGGGTAATTTGTGTTATTATTTACCTGTTAGTCCATATATTATCTGTAATTTAGATGGGAGATAGCTATTATGGAACAAAAAATACTAGAATTGCTCAACGGAATATATCCACTAGATTTTATAAAAGTTGAAGCAGTAACAAATGAAATGTTTCGGTGTACCGCAAATCAAGGTGAATACTTTGCAAGAATTACAAACTATAAAGGTTATGATGAACAATTAGAAGAGGTGACATATACAAACTACCTCTATAAAGAAGGACTAGGTGTATCACCTACAATAGTTTCAATAAATGGTAAAGTGGTAGAAAAGATAACATTTAATAACAATGAAGTATTAACTATTCTTTATAAATCTGCTTTAGGTAAACACTTATCAAAAAATCAATGGAATGCAAAGGTTTTAAAAGAATTAGGTAGGCAAATAGGTAAATTACATCGTATCTCTAGAACATTTGAAGAGATAAATCCGACTAGATATATCAATGATTGGTATCAAAATGAAGAATATGCTTTTCTAAAATATATTCCTGAGGAAGAGTCTACGATTAGAGATGTTGCACAAGAAATTTTAACAAAGATTAAAAACATTCCAAAAGACAATTCCAATTATGGATTGTTACACGGTGACTTATGGTTAGAAAATATATTGGTAGATCGTAATTTAAAACTGTCAATGGTTGATTTTCAAGATTGTGAGAAGAATTTTTATATCTTTGATTTAGCTGTTCCCATATATAGTGCCATAGAGTATTCATTTGTCGGTGGTGGGAACATTATTGAATATGGAAGAGGTATTGCGAAAGCAATCATCGAGGGGTACCAAGAGGAAAACGATCTCCCAAAGGACATGTTAGATAAACTCCCTTTATTTATAAAACTAAAAGAAGTCTTTGAGTATAGCTTAATGCATATGTACTGGAATAAAGAAAGGTTAACCGAAGAACAGATAAGAATAATGAACCATTTTAGAATGAGAATTGAAAAGAATCATTCTTTCCTTGACACAGACGGTTTGTTGATAATTTAATCTTAATCTTCCGCAAAACCAGCTAATAGTTGTCAATAATTTTCATTAAAAATAATAAAAATATCATGTTATACTAAATTTGTGCATGCCAAATAACCGTCCAAATTCTTGATTTGGAAAGTTTAGGTTTGCTTGGTTAAATTGTTAAATCAAGCTATGTCTTGGAAAGAAGTTTTGTTTTTTAATAGTGCATAAATCCAATGTATGAGTTTGTTTGCACAAGCTATTACAGCTACTCTAAATGGTTTTCCTTCTTCACGTTTTTTATCATAAAACGCCCGTAATTTCTTATTACGAGGAAGGATTTCATCTGTAGTTTTCTGTTTTCGACAATCACGAATTGCACATTTAACAGCCATATACAAAGCTTGCCGTAGTCTGCTAGAGCCTCTTTTGGTTATTCGGTTGTAAGTGCCGAACAACTGGTGTGTGATAATGGCCTGTAGACTCCATAACTAGGGGAGGGCGCTCTCCTGAAATATCTTCTACTTCTTTAATAAAATCTAATAAACTAGCTAGCCCATCAAGATCATGTTTTACTTTAAAGCTTTTCTTGTAGGGCTTCTTTCTTTCCAAATAAGCTTGAACCTGACTTTCACCTTTAGCTACATCCAGGCCAATGACTGGATTCATTATAATTCCTCCTTCAAAATGATAATTGCCGGTAACCCCTAAATCCTCTTTGTAGTGTCATAGCTTCGCTTGTTATACGAGATCACTGTCCCAACCATCCTCAAACATGTTTCCACAAGTAGGGGGTGAACTGTTTTGCGGACGAGGTCTTAGCCCCACGGGCGCGAACGTTCTGCCTCGGCTACCGTTATCATATATCGATATAAAAAATGGTCAACCAGAAATATTTTCTGGCTGACCTAATAATACGATCGGGTGCGATTCTTCAATAAGAAGATCGCGTTTTTCCGTTAAAGGGCCATTTTATTGAATAACATTCTTTTATAAAAGATTACTAAACGACGCTTTAGGTGCATTTTTAGTATTAAAAAAAGGAAACGTTGCAAAATCAACGTTTCCTTTTTGTATTATTAAACATTCATAGATGAAGAAGACTTATCTCTACAAGCAAACTTTTTTAAGCGATTTTTCTTAATTTCCATAAAAAATACAATGTAGGAATAATTAAAAGAGCAGAGGTAAAAATTCCACCTTGCACCGATGTATAAAGTGCAATAACTCCAACTAACGGTCCACCAGCTACTTGTCCAAACGCATCAAGCTGCCCATACATCGAAAGCGTAGTTGCTCGCCCTTGTGAATGTAGTTGTTTATTTGTCATAACATTTACTAATGGATAGTTCACGGCTCGAAGTGATGCAATTCCCCAGTATAAAATAGCAGCTATTACAAATTGTTCAGCAATCGCGAAGTATATCATCGCGACAACAAGTAAACTGTTAAGTAATACTAAAACAATGGCAAAACGTTCTTTTACATATGTTTCAACAATTTTTAGTAAGCAGATGTTCAATAAAAAGGCAATTGCATAAAATGCACCGAACCAATTAACTGCATCTTCTTCATTCATTTGGAAGCCTTCAATAAAATGAGCACCCCAAAGCCGATCAAAACCTTCACTAGCTAAACCAGTGAACAATGTAATTGCGGCAAGACCAAGTAAAATAGTATTCCCTTTTATAAGAGAAAGACTTTCTTTTAGTGCGCCTTTCATTTGTTTGATACTAGAAGTGTCATCACGTGCAATACTTATAAATTTCGTTTCAGGAATAACTTTAGACGAAATAATCGCAATTAAAATAAGGAATCCTCCCGCAAGTAATATGGCAATTTGCACTGTGAAAATAATTCCGATAAGTACACTCACAATAATGCCCAAGAAACTACCTAGCGAGCTAAACTTAGCCCCGTTTAATAAAGTAGTATCAAGTTCTTTATTTTCTAATTCATCTGCAATCCAAGCTGTTTCTGCGCCACTAATAAACGTCCATCCAATGCCCCACAAAGCAGCACCAATAGCAATTGCCCAAAATGAAGGAATGCTACCTTCTAAAAGATGAGCCGAACCGATAATGAAAGTCCCAATAATAATTGATTTTTTACGTCCGAAAATATCAGCAACTAATCCAGTAGGTATTTCAAAAAATAGAATGGCCAATTCCATAACTGTTCCAAGCAATACTAACTGGAGTGGATTTAGACCTGCTTGAGACACATAGTAAATAGCATTTAGTGTAAAAACGATTTGAATACAAAACGAGCGAGAACTCGTCAATAAATAATAAACGGTTTTAATGTTCAAATTGATGACCTCCGATGTTATCGAGTAAATATTATCCCTCGAATCGGAGAATAAGTGACAAGATTAAATTAAACCAACATACCCTCCGATTCATTTATGATCGTAAAAGTAATGACTGTCATATTCCTCTCTCCTTTAAATTTGATTACTCAAATATAACACAAAAACAAAATATTGTAATAATTATACAAGCTCATACAAATAACATCCCCAAATGAAAGTTTAGAAATAAACAAAAAGCCAAGAAATGCTGTGAAACTAACGTTTCTTGGCTTTCCCTTTTTTTGCCCATTTTTCTGAACGAGTTGTACATAATTCTGCAATTTTACCAGTAAGATCAGATTCGCTTACGCTTAGAACTTCTTCTGAAGTAGGATAGATTGATAGAATCTGTAACGAAATCTTTGAATAAAGATTCCCAAAGACACCTCTATATTCAGGAAATACTTGATCTAAAATCGATTGTAGCTGTAATTTTATTTGTGCAGCCGTGCTTGATACCGTTTCTTGTTGTCTAGTGAGATTACGAAGATTTAAGAGTTGTATGCCTCTTTTTTTATATGGTTCTAACTCTTCCTTATAATACAATTCACATAAGTGATAGGCATCTATAGCATCGGTCTTTACTTTGCGTAAATTTGTACTTCTCGCTCGATGAGAGATAAGTGGGTTTACAATAATATAGACATATTGTTGCTCCTCCAAAAATTGAATGACAGGCATATGATATTGACCTGTAGATTCTAAAATAACCGAAGGTTGCTTACCATCAGCCAAATTCTCAATATCCCTTAGAAATTCTAATAAACTATCTAAACCATCAAGAGTATGTTTAATACTAAAGCTCTTACGATACGGTTTGCCTTTATCTAAAAAGGCTTGAACCTGACTTTCTCCTTTTGAAACATCCAGACCAACGACTGGATTCATAATGAAATCTCCTCCTCTAAAAAATGTTAAATTAGTCGGTAACCCCTAAAGCTGCTTGTAATGTCATAGGTTCGCTGAAACGGGATCCGTGTCCCAACCAGCTCGAAACATGTTTATACAAGTAGGGGGTGAACAGTTTTGTTGACGGGATTAAGTCCCACGGGCGCTACGTTCTACCCCGACTACCGTTATAATAAGACCTAAAAGAAAAAGGTCAACCAGAAAAATCTAGCTAACCTCATATTACAATCGGGCGCGTTTCTTCAATAAGAAGATCGCGTTTTTCCGTTATAGGGCCAGATTGTTGAATAACTTATTTTCCTAGGTAGTTGTTAAAAGATGCCTTAATAACGTTACAGTGACTTGCATAAAACCCTGTATAAACAATATTACAAGAAAAAATCGGTAAACGATACTACAACAACGTTTACCGATTTTTCTTATTGACTCCAAACTTTCATTTGGGAACGTTATTAATTCTATTATGTATACGTTATAAATCCTTGTTATACTAAAGCCCCCGTTGTTTGAATACGGACTTACTTTGTATTGGTATGTCACTACTTTGGAATGATAAAACTTATCTCATATAGGGATAAGTTTTTAATTTCTATTAACTTTTTTCCCCTTTCACACGTCTGTTAGTAGTATACAATTTGAACAGGAAAAAAGGAGCTTCTTAGGACATGAAAACTAGAAATACATTTCAACATGAAGAGGTGTTTGTCCAATTCATACGTGAAAATAAGGAACGTTTTTATTTGCTAGCTTATAGCTACACGAAAAACGAGCAAGATGCACTCGATGTCGTACAGGACAGCATTCAAAAAGCCATGATTGCGCTCAACAACATCGAAAAAGTCGATTACATGAAAAGCTGGTTTTACAAAATCGTCGTGCGTACTGCCATCGATTTTTTGCGCAAGCATAAACGTTTACAAGTCACGGATGATGAAACACTTCATTACTTAACACCCGCACAAGAGGACAAATACGAAAACGTCGACTTAAAGCATGCTTTAGCTGAATTGCCACAAATGTACAGTGAAATCATTATTTTGCATTATTTCGAGGATTTAAAAATTGCTGATGTGGCAGATATTCTCGGCATTAAACTTAGCACGACAAAATCTCATCTTTATAAAGCGTTAAAAATACTTAAAATTCAACTGCAAGATACAGAAGGAGAAATGACACATGAATGATAAAAAATTAAAGTACTTACAAAAACAATATGAAAATACGCCAATACCAAAGGAATTAGACTTAATCGTTGAAAATGCGTTAAAGAAAGGAAAGAAAAAGAATAGACGTTTACCACAATGGCTCCTTGGATCTGCTGCAGCGGCAATGCTTTTTACAGCTAGTTTAAATGTCAGTTCTGCTATGGCACAAACACTTTCAGAAATTCCTGTTGTTGGGAGCATCGTAAAAGTTTTAACATGGACTGAATATGAAGTAAAAGAAGAGACATATGATGCTAATATTAAAGTACCTTCTATCGAAAACCTAGAAAATAAAGATTTTGCCAATACTTTAAATGAAAAATACCGTTCAGAAGGAAAGGAGCTTTATGACGCCTTTATTTCTGAGGTTGATTATTTAAAGGAACTAGGAGGTGGGCACACAGGGATAGATAGTGGTTATGAAATTAAAACAGACAACGACCAAATCCTATCCATTGGTCGTTATACTGTCAATACCGTCGGATCGTCTTCTACAACAATGCTCTA harbors:
- a CDS encoding hydrolase, whose translation is MYLSYREYGDKNAPLMVFLHGGGVSSWMWDKQIQYFSNYHCITIDLPEQGASRNTENFSIQLSAEKVNRLIEKIADGKKIIVIGFSLGAQVTIQMLSNNSNLINFAIVNSALVRPNSFIRKMIKPSIKLFFPLVKNKTFSKLQAKTLYIDEEFLETYYDESSQMKSATLIRILEENMSFKIPNSFNNAESNILVTVGEKEKAIMKKSARDIVASNSNCTGIIIPNVGHGISLKNPNFFNQMIENWIQDFSLPQGVVTIK
- a CDS encoding topoisomerase; the protein is MKKAIISGIIFCSILLGGCNKVEVLESEHEVAGSHKALFAELQTEIIGSITKLTELESDAIAIMLDGGAGESTVAVGFPKKSNIEATLIQQIVEDSIKNISESETETTSEELKITIKIEKY
- a CDS encoding anti-sigma factor; its protein translation is MNDKKLKYLQKQYENTPIPKELDLIVENALKKGKKKNRRLPQWLLGSAAAAMLFTASLNVSSAMAQTLSEIPVVGSIVKVLTWTEYEVKEETYDANIKVPSIENLENKDFANTLNEKYRSEGKELYDAFISEVDYLKELGGGHTGIDSGYEIKTDNDQILSIGRYTVNTVGSSSTTMLYDTIDKQNEILITLPMLFKDDNYIKTISENIIEQMHKQAESDSNKVYWVKDGSRSDEEVIDGFTTIKAEQQFYISDKGKLVISFDKYEVAPGYMGVVEFEIPTDALKKDLVSSKYIH
- a CDS encoding acetyltransferase, translating into MISLNQREFKNLKRTLNKNNITCPTFVYSILDGYIQGTVYVDSSSHKSVLIGTKSGIYFVGGEVDNLDFNNFLFELYRYKKNNKSRFTLFSSSSKWNCAIMSQLKEEIKQRSRFSFNYNFDKEIDKTILQPSEYSIKKINAEIIKNSLEFNEAYYKEYWGSTSNFLKNGFGFSILHNERIISECSSIFSSQEIAEIDIFTHKDYRGKGLANIIATSFIEYCLKNSIVPKWDCDVTNESSINLAGKLGFVEPVEYSIFV
- a CDS encoding RNA polymerase subunit sigma-70 — its product is MKTRNTFQHEEVFVQFIRENKERFYLLAYSYTKNEQDALDVVQDSIQKAMIALNNIEKVDYMKSWFYKIVVRTAIDFLRKHKRLQVTDDETLHYLTPAQEDKYENVDLKHALAELPQMYSEIIILHYFEDLKIADVADILGIKLSTTKSHLYKALKILKIQLQDTEGEMTHE
- a CDS encoding permease, translated to MNIKTVYYLLTSSRSFCIQIVFTLNAIYYVSQAGLNPLQLVLLGTVMELAILFFEIPTGLVADIFGRKKSIIIGTFIIGSAHLLEGSIPSFWAIAIGAALWGIGWTFISGAETAWIADELENKELDTTLLNGAKFSSLGSFLGIIVSVLIGIIFTVQIAILLAGGFLILIAIISSKVIPETKFISIARDDTSSIKQMKGALKESLSLIKGNTILLGLAAITLFTGLASEGFDRLWGAHFIEGFQMNEEDAVNWFGAFYAIAFLLNICLLKIVETYVKERFAIVLVLLNSLLVVAMIYFAIAEQFVIAAILYWGIASLRAVNYPLVNVMTNKQLHSQGRATTLSMYGQLDAFGQVAGGPLVGVIALYTSVQGGIFTSALLIIPTLYFLWKLRKIA
- a CDS encoding protein kinase, giving the protein MEQKILELLNGIYPLDFIKVEAVTNEMFRCTANQGEYFARITNYKGYDEQLEEVTYTNYLYKEGLGVSPTIVSINGKVVEKITFNNNEVLTILYKSALGKHLSKNQWNAKVLKELGRQIGKLHRISRTFEEINPTRYINDWYQNEEYAFLKYIPEEESTIRDVAQEILTKIKNIPKDNSNYGLLHGDLWLENILVDRNLKLSMVDFQDCEKNFYIFDLAVPIYSAIEYSFVGGGNIIEYGRGIAKAIIEGYQEENDLPKDMLDKLPLFIKLKEVFEYSLMHMYWNKERLTEEQIRIMNHFRMRIEKNHSFLDTDGLLII